Proteins from a single region of Desulfobacteraceae bacterium:
- the nifA gene encoding nif-specific transcriptional activator NifA, whose protein sequence is MQPEIKKIEDISLLYEISKALNEHFDLKKSLYQVLDILSNTMGMVRGTITILNPFRDEITIEVAHGLTRSAMERGKYRVGEGITGRVIQTGKAVAVPKISEEPLFLDRTASRRNSPQKEVSFICVPIKKSSQVVGALCIDKEFDETYSLEEGKKLLMVVAAMVASHVINLETIRMEKEHLREENRRLREEIKNKYRITNIIGNSNKMREVFQMISQVSKSNATVLVRGESGTGKELVANSIHYNSLRSKRPFVKVNCAALPANLIESELFGHEQGAFTGAIKQKLGKFEMANKGTIFLDEIGSIDLNVQAKLLRVLQEKEFERVGGHKTIASDVRIVAATNKNLEQAVEEETFRGDLYYRLNVFPIYMPPLRERKTDILLLADFFLEKYARENGKEIMRFSTPAIDMMMAYHWPGNVRELENCIERAVLLCEEGAIHSYHLPPTLQTGKESDTLPKRSLEEAVENLEREMLIDALKNTRGNTTQAAEMLKTTTRKFGYKAKKFNIDYKLYR, encoded by the coding sequence ATGCAGCCTGAAATAAAAAAGATTGAAGATATCTCGCTTCTCTACGAGATCAGCAAAGCCCTCAACGAACATTTCGATCTGAAAAAATCCCTCTATCAGGTGCTGGACATCCTTTCCAACACCATGGGCATGGTCCGGGGAACCATTACGATCCTCAATCCCTTCCGGGATGAAATCACCATCGAAGTCGCCCACGGCCTCACCCGCAGCGCCATGGAGCGGGGCAAATACCGCGTGGGCGAGGGCATCACCGGCCGGGTGATCCAGACCGGCAAGGCGGTGGCGGTGCCCAAAATCAGCGAGGAGCCCCTTTTTCTCGATCGCACCGCCAGCCGCAGGAACAGCCCCCAAAAGGAGGTCTCCTTTATCTGCGTGCCCATCAAGAAGAGCAGCCAGGTGGTGGGGGCGTTATGCATCGACAAGGAGTTCGATGAAACCTATTCGCTGGAGGAGGGCAAAAAGCTGTTGATGGTGGTCGCGGCCATGGTGGCCAGCCATGTGATCAATCTCGAGACCATCCGCATGGAAAAAGAGCACCTGCGGGAGGAAAACCGGCGACTGCGCGAGGAGATCAAGAACAAGTACCGCATCACCAACATCATCGGCAACAGCAACAAGATGCGCGAGGTCTTTCAGATGATCTCCCAGGTGTCCAAGAGCAACGCCACGGTCCTGGTGCGCGGCGAAAGCGGCACCGGCAAGGAGCTGGTGGCCAACTCCATCCACTACAACAGCCTGCGCTCCAAGCGCCCCTTCGTCAAGGTCAACTGCGCGGCCCTGCCCGCCAACCTGATCGAGAGCGAACTTTTCGGCCACGAACAGGGGGCCTTCACCGGCGCCATCAAGCAGAAGCTGGGCAAATTCGAGATGGCCAACAAGGGGACCATCTTTCTGGACGAGATCGGGTCAATCGACCTCAACGTGCAGGCCAAGCTGCTGCGGGTCCTTCAGGAAAAGGAGTTCGAGCGCGTCGGCGGCCACAAGACCATCGCCTCCGACGTGCGCATCGTAGCGGCCACCAACAAGAACCTGGAGCAGGCCGTCGAGGAGGAGACCTTCCGCGGCGATCTCTATTACCGGCTCAATGTTTTTCCCATCTACATGCCGCCCCTGCGGGAGCGCAAAACCGACATCCTGCTGCTGGCGGATTTTTTCCTGGAAAAATATGCCCGTGAAAACGGGAAGGAGATCATGCGCTTCTCCACCCCGGCGATCGACATGATGATGGCCTACCACTGGCCCGGCAACGTCCGTGAACTGGAAAACTGCATCGAGCGCGCGGTGCTGCTCTGCGAGGAGGGGGCCATCCACAGCTACCACCTTCCGCCCACCTTGCAGACCGGTAAGGAGTCCGACACCCTGCCCAAACGCTCCCTGGAGGAGGCCGTAGAGAATCTCGAGCGT
- a CDS encoding flavodoxin family protein gives MKILGIAGSPRKEKQSGVYKLVTTVLENSGCAWELISLRGKSIAGCIACLGCVKDNICKVEDDCRWLRNKIVAADAYVIGAPNYYSGINAQTHAFLERWFQFRHQEGDTLWGKLGVAVGVGGSSGKMPADEIEKFFLYNFIETVAKVSGQGAASCFSCGFGETCQVGLPRMLYGEGVRITPEMIPDVSRQPAVMQAAADAGRLLGERLGQGHDRAHVTQKMKAAMMAKLQESA, from the coding sequence ATGAAAATTCTGGGTATTGCGGGAAGCCCCCGCAAGGAAAAACAGTCGGGGGTCTACAAACTGGTAACGACGGTGCTGGAAAACAGCGGGTGCGCGTGGGAGTTGATTTCGCTGCGGGGCAAGTCCATCGCCGGCTGTATTGCCTGCCTGGGGTGTGTCAAGGACAACATCTGCAAGGTCGAGGACGACTGTCGCTGGCTGCGGAATAAAATCGTTGCGGCCGACGCCTACGTCATCGGGGCGCCCAACTATTATTCAGGCATCAACGCCCAGACCCATGCCTTTCTGGAACGCTGGTTCCAGTTTCGTCATCAGGAGGGCGACACCCTCTGGGGCAAGCTGGGGGTCGCGGTGGGGGTCGGGGGCAGCAGCGGCAAGATGCCCGCCGATGAGATCGAGAAATTTTTTCTCTACAATTTCATCGAAACCGTGGCCAAGGTCTCCGGTCAGGGCGCCGCCTCCTGTTTCAGCTGCGGCTTCGGCGAGACCTGCCAGGTGGGGCTGCCCCGCATGCTCTACGGCGAAGGCGTCCGGATCACCCCCGAGATGATTCCGGATGTCAGCCGCCAGCCGGCGGTGATGCAGGCCGCCGCAGACGCCGGCCGGCTTCTGGGCGAGCGCCTGGGGCAGGGCCACGACCGGGCCCATGTGACCCAAAAAATGAAGGCGGCGATGATGGCCAAATTGCAGGAGTCGGCCTGA
- a CDS encoding shikimate kinase: MPTLPQTEAARRSNVILIGMPGVGKSTVGVLLAKQLGLSFHDTDIGIQAAQGRSLQAIIDQDGVVGFREVEERCVLALACSRHVIATGGSVVYSRRAMAHLGAMGAIVHLELDAERLMLRLSNLKTRGVLRAPGQTIADLYRERQPLYRRYAHLLIDCRDRTPDSLVTCIVAQLAEAGLAPPG; encoded by the coding sequence ATGCCGACCTTGCCGCAAACCGAAGCTGCCCGCCGGTCCAACGTGATCTTGATCGGCATGCCCGGTGTGGGCAAAAGCACCGTCGGGGTCTTGCTGGCAAAGCAGCTGGGGCTGTCCTTTCACGACACGGATATCGGCATCCAGGCCGCCCAGGGGCGCAGCCTGCAGGCGATCATCGACCAAGACGGGGTGGTGGGCTTTCGTGAGGTTGAGGAGCGCTGTGTGCTGGCCCTGGCCTGCTCCCGCCACGTGATCGCCACCGGCGGCAGCGTGGTTTACAGCCGCCGGGCGATGGCCCATCTGGGCGCCATGGGCGCTATTGTGCATCTGGAGCTGGACGCCGAGCGTCTGATGCTGCGCTTGAGCAACCTCAAAACCCGGGGGGTGCTGCGGGCGCCCGGACAGACCATCGCCGATCTCTACCGCGAGCGCCAGCCGCTCTACCGCCGCTATGCTCACCTGCTGATCGATTGCCGCGACCGGACGCCGGACAGTCTGGTGACCTGTATTGTGGCGCAACTCGCGGAGGCGGGGTTGGCACCGCCGGGTTGA